Proteins from a genomic interval of Lolium perenne isolate Kyuss_39 chromosome 1, Kyuss_2.0, whole genome shotgun sequence:
- the LOC127293374 gene encoding uncharacterized protein, which translates to MLNRCHILRHVSLLRRHIHFSTLPHSDAAAAATDPTLLGRLSRLLLLHRFPAAARLLSTSPLTHALLHAALRRVRLDPDAALHLFRLAPYRPSLLAHAQLIHILAHARRLPAARALLASLLSARSVEPLFPHLAEVYRDFSFSASSFDLLLRAHADAGQIKDALHVFDEMPKFGCRRTLRSCNRLLNQLVRAGDVGAAVSVFEQIRCTGTLPDEFTVAIMAKAYCRDGRVAQAADFVKEMEGIGVEVNLVAYHALMDGYCGAGQTEVAGRLMLSLQGKGLPPNVVTYTLLVKGYCKEGKMEEAERVVRDIKENEKIVIDEVAYGALINGYCQRGEMDNANRIRAEMVGAGLQVNLFVYNTIINGYCKLGRMVEVEKLLQEMEDRGVSLDKYSYNTLVDGYCRKGSMSKAFETCDTMVKNGFTGTTLTYNTLLNGFCSCGAINDALKLWFLMLKRGVVPNEISCSTLLDGFFKAGKTEQALNLWKEILARGLGTNVITVNTVINGLCKIKRLAEAEELFGRMKEWKCPADSLTYRTLINGYCKVGDLGRATQIRIDMERLGFAPSVEMFNSFITGLFVANQSDKVNAVLVEMGAKGLSPNTVTYGALIAGWCKEGNLQDACSLYFEMVEKGLTPNLFICSALVSCFYREGKVDEANLVMQKLVYTDMIPNCSASTLDIGKVAHAIESAAGGNHQSAKIMWNIVIFGLCKLGRVGDARNLFEDLKVKGFVPDNYTYSTLIHGCSASGFVDIAFGLRDAMLDIGLTPNIVTYNSLIYGLCKAGNVSRAVNLFNKLQSKGISANAITYNTLIDGHCKDGNTTEAFKLKQKMIEEGIQPTVFTYSTLIHGLCTQGYMEEAIKLLDQMIENNVDPNYITYWTLIQGYIRCGNMKEISKLYNEMHIRGLLPANWTGHLKQADPVVNNHNVDICCLKTYRQC; encoded by the coding sequence ATGCTCAACAGATGCCACATCCTCCGACATGTTTCCCTACTCCGCCGCCACATCCACTTCTCCACTCTGCCCCActccgacgccgccgccgccgccaccgacccCACTCTACTGGGCCGTCTCTCTCGTCTCCTCCTTCTCCACCGCttccccgccgccgcccgcctcctCTCCACCTCCCCGCTCACGCACGCCCTCCTCCACGCGGCCCTCCGCCGTGTCCGCCTCGACCCGGACGCCGCGCTCCACCTCTTCCGCCTCGCTCCCTACCGCCCCTCCCTCCTCGCGCACGCCCAGCTCATCCACATCCTCGCCCACGCCCGCCGCTTGCCCGCCGCCCGCGCCCTCCTCGCCTCGCTCCTCTCCGCCCGCTCCGTAGAGCCTCTCTTCCCCCACCTCGCCGAGGTGTACCGagacttctccttctccgcctccTCCTTCGACCTCCTCCTCCGAGCCCATGCGGACGCTGGCCAGATTAAGGACGCCCTCCacgtgttcgacgaaatgccaaAGTTTGGCTGCCGCCGCACCCTGCGGTCCTGCAACCGCCTGCTTAACCAGCTAGTACGGGCTGGGGACGTGGGCGCAGCGGTCTCTGTGTTTGAGCAGATTCGGTGTACCGGGACGCTGCCAGACGAGTTCACGGTAGCTATCATGGCAAAAGCGTACTGCAGGGATGGGAGGGTGGCGCAGGCAGCAGACTTCGTGAAGGAAATGGAGGGGATAGGCGTGGAGGTGAACCTGGTGGCCTATCATGCACTCATGGATGGGTATTGCGGAGCAGGGCAGACCGAGGTTGCGGGAAGGTTGATGCTATCGCTCCAGGGTAAGGGTTTGCCACCTAATGTGGTGACATATACCTTGCTTGTGAAGGGTTATTGTAAGGAGGGGAAGATGGAGGAGGCTGAGAGGGTTGTAAGGGATATTAAAGAAAATGAGAAGATTGTGATTGACGAGGTTGCCTATGGCGCGTTGATCAATGGCTATTGCCAAAGAGGGGAAATGGATAACGCCAATAGGATAAGAGCCGAGATGGTTGGTGCCGGACTCCAGGTTAATTTGTTTGTGTATAACACGATTATCAATGGATATTGCAAGCTGGGGAGAATGGTGGAAGTAGAGAAACTTTTACAGGAAATGGAGGATAGAGGGGTCAGTCTGGATAAATATAGTTACAATACTCTAGTAGATGGGTACTGCAGAAAGGgttccatgagcaaggcatttgaAACCTGTGACACGATGGTAAAGAATGGTTTCACAGGAACCACATTAACATATAACACACTTTTGAATGGTTTTTGCTCATGTGGCGCTATAAATGATGCACTTAAACTCTGGTTCTTGATGTTGAAGAGGGGAGTAGTGCCGAATGAAATTAGCTGTAGCACACTTTTGGATGGCTTCTTCAAAGCAGGTAAAACCGAGCAGGCCTTGAACCTTTGGAAGGAAATCTTAGCAAGGGGTTTGGGCACAAACGTGATTACAGTTAACACGGTTATCAACGGGCTGTGTAAGATCAAAAGGTTGGCTGAAGCAGAAGAGCTATTTGGTAGGATGAAGGAATGGAAATGTCCCGCTGACAGCTTAACATACAGAACATTAATCAATGGTTATTGTAAAGTAGGTGACTTGGGTAGAGCTACTCAAATTAGGATTGACATGGAACGTTTAGGGTTTGCTCCTTCAGTTGAAATGTTCAACTCTTTCATAACTGGACTATTTGTAGCTAACCAAAGTGACAAGGTGAATGCTGTCCTTGTTGAAATGGGGGCAAAGGGGCTTTCTCCTAATACAGTCACTTATGGAGCTCTGATTGCTGGATGGTGTAAAGAGGGCAATCTGCAAGATGCCTGCAGTTTGTATTTTGAAATGGTTGAGAAAGGTCTGACTCCAAATCTGTTCATTTGCAGTGCATTAGTGAGCTGTTTCTATAGAGAGGGAAAGGTTGATGAGGCAAATCTGGTGATGCAAAAACTTGTCTATACTGACATGATCCCGAACTGCAGTGCAAGCACACTTGATATCGGCAAAGTAGCCCATGCCATTGAATCTGCTGCTGGTGGAAATCATCAATCTGCAAAAATCATGTGGAACATTGTTATTTTTGGGCTATGCAAATTGGGTAGGGTTGGAGATGCTAGAAATTTGTTTGAGGATCTAAAAGTAAAGGGGTTCGTTCCTGATAACTACACTTACTCTACCCTCATCCATGGTTGTTCTGCTTCAGGTTTTGTTGATATAGCTTTTGGTCTGAGGGATGCGATGTTGGACATTGGTCTTACTCCAAATATCGTGACCTACAATTCTCTCATATATGGTCTCTGCAAAGCTGGGAATGTTTCTAGGGCAGTCAATCTTTTCAATAAGTTGCAGTCAAAGGGTATATCTGCTAATGCTATCACCTATAATACCCTAATTGATGGACATTGCAAGGATGGTAATACAACTGAGGCCTTCAAGTTAAAACAGAAGATGATAGAGGAAGGTATCCAGCCTACTGTATTCACCTATTCTACACTGATTCATGGTCTCTGTACTCAAGGGTATATGGAAGAAGCAATCAAACTTCTGGATCAAATGATCGAgaataatgttgatccaaattatATTACATATTGGACACTGATTCAAGGTTATATTCGATGTGGCAATATGAAAGAGATTTCCAAGCTTTACAATGAGATGCATATCCGTGGACTTCTCCCTGCCAATTGGACTGGACATCTGAAACAAGCAGATCCTGTTGTAAACAACCATAATGTAGATATATGCTGTTTAAAGACATACAGACAGTGCTAA